In Spartobacteria bacterium, one DNA window encodes the following:
- a CDS encoding LuxR family transcriptional regulator, translating into MDTSPTDAVLVKMDGTLDEWPDSVSNILHKFELGSYDSDGVWQPNEEFTQWMKSILTSANERNAAHEHRFVPGKDTCLFLALLPWRKGELYALHLLESDLTNNTQKALNQLTKREVDVLHWISEGKSNTSIGKLLRISAGTVRKHVENILVKLSLENRTMAARMYSDLWTEMH; encoded by the coding sequence ATGGATACATCTCCAACAGATGCGGTACTGGTGAAAATGGATGGAACTTTGGATGAATGGCCTGATTCCGTCAGCAATATTTTGCATAAATTTGAATTGGGCAGTTATGACAGCGATGGTGTCTGGCAGCCTAATGAAGAGTTTACGCAGTGGATGAAAAGCATCCTTACCAGCGCAAATGAAAGAAATGCAGCCCATGAGCACCGCTTCGTGCCTGGCAAAGATACCTGCCTTTTTCTAGCACTGCTCCCCTGGCGCAAAGGGGAACTCTATGCGTTACATCTACTCGAATCCGACTTGACCAACAATACGCAAAAAGCACTGAATCAGCTTACCAAGCGGGAAGTGGACGTCCTGCACTGGATATCGGAAGGGAAATCGAATACGTCTATAGGTAAACTGCTGCGAATCAGTGCCGGAACGGTTCGTAAACACGTTGAGAATATTCTCGTGAAACTCAGCCTTGAAAACCGCACGATGGCCGCACGTATGTATTCGGATTTGTGGACTGAAATGCATTAA